A segment of the Bacillota bacterium genome:
TCTCGCCGTCTACTCCCTCATCCGCAAGACCGGACAACACAATCTCCAGAGCTCGTCTGGTATTCCCGCGAGGATTCGGGCTCCCGTTGAACGCGACAACCTTCATGTCCTTGCCTCCGCCGCTTCTTGAATGCCTTCAAGCAGAGTGATTCGACACCGAAGCCATGTCTCCTACCCCCGGGTCAGGGATTCGTCCCCTGGCAGCGACGGCCCAAGAACGCCGCCGACCCCACCATGCCCTTCTGAATCCTCGGAATGCACGGTCTCTGGATCGATGTGAACCATCACTCCAGTCACGTGCCGGCACGCCTCCGCTATGGCTCTTTCGACCCGGACCGATATATCGTGGCCTTCCACCACGGACAGAGTCGGGGCAACCCCAAGGCGCAAGTCCACGTAAAGATAGCCCCCGTACCGTCTGGTCGACATGAAGTGGATGTCCTCGACTCCCGGGACAGACATAGCCGCCCGTGTCGCGGCTTCTATCGTTTGGGGGTCCACCTGCGCATCCATCAGTTCGTCCACGGAGGCCGCAAAGATCCGCACACCCATCCACGCGATAAACGCGCCAACCACGAGACCAGCGACGGGGTCCAGCACTGGATATCCGAGCCTGGCGCCTAAGATCCCAAGAAATGATCCGACGGACGAGAGGGCGTCCGACCGGTGGTGCCAGGCCTCGGCGACAACCGCGGTGCTCCGGATCCGCTTGCCCGTGGCCACTGTCACCTGGTACATGACCTCTTTGAGGACGATAGAGATGACCGCCGCCCAGAGCGCAATGACCCCCGGCTCCCCGTATCCTCCCGTCCGGATAGTGCGGTAAGCAGAGAGCGCGATAGACAGTCCCACGCCGATCAAGGTTATCCCCACGAGCTTCGCCGCCACGGACTCTGCCTTCCCGTGGCCGTAGGGGTGCCCCGAGTCCGCCGGACGCTTCGACACGCGCAGGCTTGCAAGAACCCCTGCAGTCGCCAAGATGTCCGAGGCCGAATGCACCGCGTCCGCCACCATCGCCCTGGAGCGGCCCACTATGCCCGCCAGCAACTTGGCAAGTGCGAGGGCTATGTTGCCCACCATGGTCGCGACCGACACCCTCTCGCCCGCCTTGAACCTCTCTTTCGCCGAGAGGTCGAGAGTCTCACCAGTCAACGAAACACACTCCCCATCCAGCAATCATACGCCGACACAGAAACGGCACCTGCGGGACGTCTCTCGTACAGTCCCGCAAGTGCCGGATGGACACTTGCTGCCCCAAGGGGCCCAGCCCCATCTCTCCGGGATCCACCCGGGGAGATCGCCTGCTCCAATCGGATACTTATCTCATCGTGACGCGCTGCACGAGTCAAAGCCCTGCAGCCAGCAGTGGGCTCAGCCCATGTCAGATCCGGTTACAGAATACACGAGACCATCATCCCGGTCAAGGCACGGGCTCACTCACATAGTCCCCTCACATGATCTCGCGCGACATGCCTACACAATTCTGGTGTTCATACGCCTCCGCTGCCCGGGGTCAACCAGGACCCGGTACCATTCTATTCCCCAAATCCAGTTTTGCCCCCACGCCATAGCCATGATATGCTCGAACTGAGGACTTTAAGGGGGTAGTACCATGGGTCGCGTGTTTCATCTGGTCGATGTTTTCGCGGAGTCGCCACTCTCTGGGAACCAACTCGCCGTCTTCACGGATGGCGAAGGCCTTTCGGCATCGGAAATGCAGCGGATTGCCAGGGAGATCAATTTCTCGGAGACCACGTTCGTAACTGGCGGCCCCGACGCGAACGGCGGGGTTCCTGTCAGGATCTTCACTCCAGCCGAGGAAGTCCCATTCGCAGGCCATCCCACGCTTGGGACTGCATATGTGATCAGGGAGATCATGGGTCTTGGGCGGGATGAAACTGTTCTGAACTTGGCCGTCGGTCCGATCCGCGTCGTCGAGCGGACCTCGGGCGGGACATCGCGCCTGTACATGACGCAGAATTCTCCAACCTTCGGAGAGACCATGACCGCCGACGAGGCCGCGTCCCTTCTGGGATTGGAGCCCGGCGACGTGAGGGACGACCTCCCTGTGCAGGCAGTCTCCACAGGGTTGCCCTTCTTCATTGTCCCGCTGAGAAGTCTCAAGGCTTTGCAGCGAGCGTGGATCTCTTCCCGGTCCACCGCCCGGGATCACCTGGCTTCCAGAGATGCTCAGCAGGTGCTGGTCTTCACCACCGAAACCCATGACCCAGAGTGTCAGCTCAGCGTCAGGGTGTTCTGCCCGGACCTCGGGGTGCTCGAGGACCCAGCGACCGGGAGCGGGAATGGTTGCCTTGCCGGCTACCTAGTGCACCACAATGCCCTACAGTCCGAAGAGATTCGCGTCGTGGTGGAACAGGGGATGGAGATCGGGCGCCCGTCCCGCCTCTACCTCGAGGCCGAAAGAGCACCCGGAGGCGGCATCATAGTCCGCGTGGGCGGCCGTGTGATCCCCGTCGCATGCGGAGAGTGGTACTGAGCAGCCGGTCGGGCCAATCTCCGGCCATTATTGCGGGTGCCATCGCCATGCATCTATGTATCATGCTCAGGCTCTACCACTCCTCCTTAGTTGCCCTCTCGGCAGGGCATTTCGCCGTCCAACCCCGGACTGCCCCGCGCAACCACGTCCCACCATGGATGGTGCCTTTCTCCCAGGCCAGGCAGTGGCATCATTTCACCAAAGGTGATCCGAATCCCGCGGAGAACCAGGTAAAGGTGGTCAACGTGGTATGATGGGCCAACCTCGGCTTGGTACCCCGGGAGGAGGATGCCGAATGGATGGAACCGCGAAAAGCGAGCGCGTTCGCTTGCTCACATTCACGCTTGTCTTCGCAGTGGTTTTCTCGGCTCTGCCCGGGCATGCTCTCGCGGCCGGGGCGGCGCCGGAAGGCGCCGCGGGCGCGGCCCACGCTCCGTACCTCATCATTCACCTCGATGCCGTCTCGTCCCACACCTTCTTCGATGAGTTCGATTCCGGCAGGCTTCCGCACATTGCACGAGCTTTCGACGGAGGGACTGTCGTCCGTAACGCACTGTCGCTCTTTATCGGGGGGACGGAGATGATCTACCCCAGGCTCAAGAACGGCGGGGTAAGTGAGGATCCCTACCCGATCGCGTGGGAGACCTACGACCGGTCCTCCCAGACTAGCTCCCGCCGGCTCGAGACCGCGCGCGAGCTTTACTCGTACGTCCCGCGTTACGCCAGAAGTCAATTCATGCACGGTCTGCCTGTGACAGAGTACCTGTCCGGGGTTGCCGTGCTGAACGTGCCGAGGCTTCTCCGGGAATACGCCTTTGTTGAGGTGTTCTGGTTTTCCACGGACACGTGGGGTCATGTGTTCGGCGACGAGCCCCAGAGGGCCAGCGTCAGGCTTCTCGACAGGTTCTTAGGCGAGATGATGGCCAGCCTCCAAGGTATGCCTGTCAACCTCATACTGTACGGAGATCACGGGATGTCCTTCTTCGAGCGGTGGGTCGACACCGACGGCGCAGTCTGGGAGGTCGCAGGTGATGGGATACAGTTCTACTCCTACCCCAACCTGTACTTGGCCGACCCGGCGCGATCGGGCGAAGTGGCCCGTGAACTTGCTGCAAGAGATGAAGTGGATTTTGCGTTCTATTGGAAGGACGAATCCACCATCGCAGGATGGCACGAGGGAGGCAAGGTCTTCTTTACGAAGCACGCTTCTGGGGTGGCCTACCGGTTCGAGGGGGAAGACCCGTTTGGGTACAGCTTGTTCGGGTACCGAGGGGAAGCCCTCTCCGACCAGGAATGGCTGGACCTTACCTACCAGTCCTCCTACCCTGCCGCTCCAGTCAACTTGTTGAGGTATATGTCGAACCCTCAGGCCGGTGACGTTGTGGTGGTAGTGAACCCCCCGAAAGGGCTGAAGACCACCGCCGGCCTGGAGGGCACTCATTGCGGCATGGCGGACACGGACTTGATGGTGCCGGTGCTCCTCAAAGGCCCGGACCTCGACGGCCGGGAAGTGCCAGACCCCATGTGGCTGCACACGCTTTACCGTGAGGTGCTGGAGATAGACCCGAGGGCAGACGGATCGCCGAACCGGGAGAAACACTCCATCCGGCTACGCGCCGGCCTCACGACTGACGGGCCGCGCGCGGTGCCTGAAGTCACCTACTCTCCTGCCCGCCGGTTCCGCGCCAACGCAACTGGGCTGCCCGGGGATTGGGAGGCCTTTGTCGAGTATGATCTGTACACCAGTTTCAACATGCGAGTGTGGACGGGATTGGGGATCGAGGGAGGCGAGTCCGGAGTCAATCCAATCGGCACCGCACGCGTTGAGCTCTTTCTTGATCGCCTA
Coding sequences within it:
- a CDS encoding cation diffusion facilitator family transporter → MTGETLDLSAKERFKAGERVSVATMVGNIALALAKLLAGIVGRSRAMVADAVHSASDILATAGVLASLRVSKRPADSGHPYGHGKAESVAAKLVGITLIGVGLSIALSAYRTIRTGGYGEPGVIALWAAVISIVLKEVMYQVTVATGKRIRSTAVVAEAWHHRSDALSSVGSFLGILGARLGYPVLDPVAGLVVGAFIAWMGVRIFAASVDELMDAQVDPQTIEAATRAAMSVPGVEDIHFMSTRRYGGYLYVDLRLGVAPTLSVVEGHDISVRVERAIAEACRHVTGVMVHIDPETVHSEDSEGHGGVGGVLGPSLPGDESLTRG
- a CDS encoding PhzF family phenazine biosynthesis protein encodes the protein MGRVFHLVDVFAESPLSGNQLAVFTDGEGLSASEMQRIAREINFSETTFVTGGPDANGGVPVRIFTPAEEVPFAGHPTLGTAYVIREIMGLGRDETVLNLAVGPIRVVERTSGGTSRLYMTQNSPTFGETMTADEAASLLGLEPGDVRDDLPVQAVSTGLPFFIVPLRSLKALQRAWISSRSTARDHLASRDAQQVLVFTTETHDPECQLSVRVFCPDLGVLEDPATGSGNGCLAGYLVHHNALQSEEIRVVVEQGMEIGRPSRLYLEAERAPGGGIIVRVGGRVIPVACGEWY
- a CDS encoding alkaline phosphatase family protein — encoded protein: MDGTAKSERVRLLTFTLVFAVVFSALPGHALAAGAAPEGAAGAAHAPYLIIHLDAVSSHTFFDEFDSGRLPHIARAFDGGTVVRNALSLFIGGTEMIYPRLKNGGVSEDPYPIAWETYDRSSQTSSRRLETARELYSYVPRYARSQFMHGLPVTEYLSGVAVLNVPRLLREYAFVEVFWFSTDTWGHVFGDEPQRASVRLLDRFLGEMMASLQGMPVNLILYGDHGMSFFERWVDTDGAVWEVAGDGIQFYSYPNLYLADPARSGEVARELAARDEVDFAFYWKDESTIAGWHEGGKVFFTKHASGVAYRFEGEDPFGYSLFGYRGEALSDQEWLDLTYQSSYPAAPVNLLRYMSNPQAGDVVVVVNPPKGLKTTAGLEGTHCGMADTDLMVPVLLKGPDLDGREVPDPMWLHTLYREVLEIDPRADGSPNREKHSIRLRAGLTTDGPRAVPEVTYSPARRFRANATGLPGDWEAFVEYDLYTSFNMRVWTGLGIEGGESGVNPIGTARVELFLDRLSLSVLAILSPEGHKTVSKLSYELDGGVSLEWTLPGEFGLSLSL